In Flavobacterium sp. N3904, one DNA window encodes the following:
- a CDS encoding IS110 family transposase: MSKFKHFLGIDVSKEYFDAVVILDRNKEKSIHSQFVNDYKGIKSLCKWLKEQGSTFENTLVCLEHTGMYGKLIIKCLMIEKFSLWVEMSLKIIRSIGVQRGKNDKVDAQRIAFYAMKNVEEAVIFNAPRMEINKMRNLLSLREKLVATKASLLRNVKELKAFDLEVARLSEKLQKSTIKGIDLDLKNIEKQLDKTISDDENISRIFTLVTSVIGIGKVTALFLICFTNEFTMYTTPRQLACYAGVVPFEHTSGKSIRSKPKVHYVANKKLKKQLHMCALSAITSDPELKNYFNRKVEEGKNKMLIINNVRNKLVHRVCACIRENKMFEKRQVA, translated from the coding sequence TAATTTTGGATAGAAATAAAGAAAAATCAATTCACAGCCAGTTTGTAAATGATTACAAAGGAATCAAGTCCCTTTGCAAATGGCTCAAGGAACAAGGTTCGACGTTTGAAAACACGCTTGTTTGTTTAGAACACACAGGAATGTACGGTAAGTTAATAATCAAATGTCTAATGATTGAAAAGTTCTCACTTTGGGTCGAAATGTCACTGAAAATTATTCGCAGCATTGGGGTTCAAAGAGGCAAAAACGACAAAGTTGATGCCCAAAGAATTGCTTTTTATGCCATGAAAAATGTGGAGGAAGCAGTTATTTTTAATGCTCCCAGAATGGAAATCAACAAAATGAGAAATCTTTTGTCCCTGCGGGAAAAATTAGTTGCAACAAAAGCTTCTTTGTTGCGAAATGTAAAAGAACTCAAAGCCTTTGATTTGGAAGTAGCCAGACTCTCTGAAAAACTACAGAAAAGCACCATCAAGGGAATTGATTTGGATCTAAAAAACATTGAAAAACAATTGGACAAAACAATAAGTGACGATGAAAATATTTCTAGAATTTTCACTCTTGTCACATCTGTTATTGGCATAGGAAAAGTAACGGCTTTGTTTTTGATTTGTTTTACAAACGAATTTACAATGTATACAACTCCTCGCCAACTGGCTTGTTATGCAGGTGTTGTACCTTTTGAACATACCTCGGGGAAAAGTATTCGCTCAAAACCAAAAGTCCATTATGTGGCTAACAAAAAATTAAAAAAACAGCTTCATATGTGTGCCTTGTCAGCAATTACCAGTGATCCAGAATTAAAAAATTATTTTAATCGAAAGGTGGAAGAAGGTAAAAACAAGATGCTTATCATAAACAATGTTAGGAACAAACTTGTACATAGAGTATGTGCATGCATAAGAGAAAACAAAATGTTTGAAAAAAGACAAGTAGCGTAA
- a CDS encoding DUF86 domain-containing protein yields MDERILKWLFDIKMSIDEINEFFHNEEKDFFKYRSNLMRKRAVERNLEIIGEAINRIITRDDSFVDKISNAKAIIGLRNHVIHAYDNVSDENIWSILINHLPKLKIEIDNLIQKEEK; encoded by the coding sequence ATGGATGAAAGGATTCTTAAATGGTTGTTTGATATAAAAATGTCCATTGATGAAATAAACGAGTTCTTCCATAATGAAGAGAAAGATTTTTTCAAATATCGAAGTAACTTAATGCGTAAAAGAGCTGTTGAAAGAAATCTTGAAATTATTGGCGAAGCAATCAACCGAATAATTACTCGAGATGATTCTTTTGTTGATAAAATATCAAACGCAAAAGCAATTATTGGACTCAGAAATCATGTGATTCATGCTTATGATAATGTTTCTGACGAGAATATTTGGTCAATCTTAATCAATCACTTACCGAAATTGAAAATAGAGATTGACAATTTAATCCAAAAAGAAGAAAAATAA
- a CDS encoding nucleotidyltransferase family protein, whose amino-acid sequence MGIIDNNIDNLKKLCVIYNVEKMYLFGSSLNSSFNEKSDVDLLVKFKQIELSKYFDNYINFKEKLESLFGREVDLLEEQTLKNPILIKSIDNSKELIYG is encoded by the coding sequence ATGGGAATTATTGACAATAATATAGATAACTTAAAAAAGCTTTGTGTAATATACAATGTGGAAAAAATGTATCTATTTGGTTCATCCCTGAATTCCAGCTTTAACGAAAAAAGCGATGTTGATTTATTAGTTAAGTTTAAGCAAATTGAACTTTCAAAATATTTTGACAACTACATAAACTTCAAAGAAAAATTAGAGTCTTTATTTGGTCGAGAAGTTGACCTACTTGAAGAACAGACTTTAAAAAATCCAATCTTAATTAAATCAATCGACAATTCAAAAGAACTAATTTATGGATGA